The region TTTTCCGTAAATACCACAGTGGCAAGGTAGGGAAATTCCTGTTGAGAGTCCTGTAGGGTTTCCATAGCTTGACTATCTGGGGAATTGAGAGAGATTAACAGAACATCAAAGTGTTGTTCTGAGAGCTGGGCGATCGCGTCTTCTAAGTTATGATAAAACTCTATTTGAAACTCAAGACCCCATATGGCCGAACTGGGAGCCTCATTCAACAACCGATCGACTTGAGTATAATCTTCTGTCTTATTGGTGACCAATAAAACTCGATAAAGTATCATAACTTAACCTTCTATACCCACAATTCAGAGATAGATAAGATTAAACCCATGAAGAAATGTATAGTTTGATTTGAGTTTTCCAAGAATTCCCCCCAGATTATGATGGCTTTCCTGTCAATGTAAATATTTTTTTCGGATTTTATCAATGGATTTAGCTCGTACTATAATATAACACCTATACAATAGGATGAGCATAAGTATAGTCAATTCGTTGCCTCGATCGCCACTTAAATCCAAAACAGCCACTCCAGTGAACCCGAAGTCAAGTAATGCGCATCAATCTCCGTGTTTGCAGTGTCGATCCTCTATCGCAAACATCTAAGGATTTGATATAACGCTCCCCTTCTCTGATATACGATTAGGCAATCCGTGGTAATCGGTAGGTGTTAGACAGGTGTCTTAACATATATTCATGAGGCTTTGTTACGATTTACGTGGCTTTGCGGAACCTGGAACTCTCAGTCCGTAGGTTTTCAATACAATTACGTGTATTTATGTGAAGTGAATCCTCCAAAAATCTCAGAAAGTTTAGGGGAAACTAGCACATTTGGTGAATTTACGGTTATCATGATCAAATCTTAATAAAACCTAAAGCCAATACATTGATGGCAGGTTAGTTAAGGGAACACACAGCCATCAGGTCATCTACCATTAAAGGAGTCAAGCGTCTTATGTTAATTCGAGAGATTGTTAACCAAAGTCTAACTCTGGGCTATCTGAGCGTGGAAGCTGAAGAACAACTACGAACTAACCTCAGCCACAAGTACGATGTGGAAGACTTTCGAGCGTTCATGCAATTGCAATTCGCGATTATGAACGGACAAGTGAAGCAGGAAGCTCGCGAACGGTTTTTGGTTGGAGTCATTCACTAAATCATCTTAATGATCAATTGGGCTAACTGCTCGGCACTGTCGCGTACAGCAAGGGAACCCATCGCTTCTGCCATCTTCTCTAGGGTTTCTGGAGATTGGAGTAATTGAGAAACGGTTTGCTTTAAAGTTTCAGCCGTGAGTTGTGTTTGCTCAAAGACTTGAGCTGCTCCCGCTTGGACGAAAATCTGGGCGTTATAGGTTTGATGATCGTCGGCAGCATAGGGATAGGGAATCAGTAGTGCCGGAGTTTTGGCGATCGCCAATTCCGTCAATGTCCCTGCTCCAGCGCGACTAATGACTAAGGTGGCTCGATGGAGCAAAGCGCCCATATTCTCGTAAAAAGGTAGGACTACATAGTGCGGATGCTGAATATCCTGAGCTTGAGGATCGTTATTTCCAGTTAAATGTACCACCACTACCCCCCGATCTAACCAGTCTTGCACCGCTTCGCGCACTCGTTGATTCACTGCAACTGCCCCTTGAGATCCACCCATTACAACAATTACAGGCGAATCTTCAGGAATATCTAAAGTTAAGGGTTGGGGATTGAGAAAATCAGCACGAACGGGAGTCCCCATAGAGAGGACATTGGCTTTTTTAAGATATTTTTTAGCCTCTTCAAATCCTACAGCGACGTTCGTACACCAGGGAGCTAGAAACCGCGTCACTTTACCCGGTAAGGCGTTAGACTCATGGAGGATAACGGGTAAACCGAGCGAGCGCGCGGCAATAATCACAGGAGCAGCAATATAACCCCCTGTGGTAAACACTCCTTGAAATTGCCCCGTTTTCAATAACCGACGACAGACTCCAATGGAACTTACCAACCCTTGCAACACTCTCAGACTCTTGAAACTCAAGCCTCCTTGAAAGCCTTCAACGGCGATCGTATGTAGAGGATATTGACTAGGGACTAACTGAGTTTCCAAACGGTTGGGAACGCCCAACCATTCAATATGGCAGTTCTGAAGTTGCCCAGCAACAGCCAGCGCGGGAAATAAATGCCCACCGGTTCCACTAGCGGCAATTAAGAGTCTTAAGGGTGAATCAGACATGAAAGGGCTATAGGATATGAATCAGGTACTCTAGAGTTATAGTAATGATTATTTTCCCATAGCGGGTTCAGTAAGTATTGAATTGGTAAATAAATGAGCGATAAGATGACGAATTCTGTTTCCAGTCACCAGAGACGAAGGGCAACATTACCCGGTAGTCGCCTCTGGGCTACCCTGCTTTTGAGTATATCGATCGCCAGTACTGGGGGCAACCTCGGAGTACGAGCTGCTGAAACGGTACCCAACGAGTTAAAACAGGTGATCGAGCAAATCGACAGTAATGCCAGTCAACAGAATCTGCAAGGGGTTTTATCCTTTTACGATCGCCAGTTCGAGAGTGAGGATGGCTTAACCCACTCTAGCCTGGCAGAAGTGTTATCAGGATTTTGGCAAGAGTATAGCCAGATTCGCTACAGCACCAACATCGAATCTTGGGAACAGGAAGGAAATGCTTGGATCGCCGAAACGGTAACCACCATACAAGGGAAGAAAATGATGATGGGGCGATCGATGGATATGCAATCTGAAATTCGATCGCGACAACGGTTAGAAAATCAAAAGCTAGTCTCCCAGGAAATCCTCTCAGAACGCACCATTTTAACGGCTGGAGAAAATCCACCTACCGTTGATTTTCAACTACCGGAACAGGTTTTAATTGGACAGCGCTTTACGTTAGATGCGATCGTTCAAGAACCGTTGGGAAATAATGTTCTCTTAGGAGCAGTCCTAGAAGAACCCGTCAGTGCAGATAATTATCTGGAATCAGAATCCATCGATTTGGAGTTACTCTCGGCTGGCGGTTTATTCAAATTAGGGACTGCCCCCGTTATTCCCGAACCCAGATGGATTTCAGCAGTCTTAGTTCGTGGGGATGGCATTACCATGATTACTCAACGTTTACGAGTCGTAAAGTCAATGCAAAATTAACAATTAATCCTTAATAATGGGTTGAAGGGTGGGAAAATGGGGGACTGGGGGAATGAGCAAATTGCCAATTACCAATTACCAGCGTGAAACGCTTAATATCTATGTCTCAGTTCAAAGTTGATGTATGGGGGATAGTATTTGCTAGTTTAATTGGGGTTAATCCCACGTTAACAGACCAAGCATTACTTGTACCTGTACTCGCTCAGGATATCCCCATTAATTCTAGTGAAGTTCAAACTGTTCCACAATTTTTAGTGGATGCCGTTCGTTGGGATCTTAGCATTGAATTAGGCATACATCCCGATCGCCTGTCCTTGGTTCAAGGGAGTCGCCAACAATGGCCAGATACCTGTCTAGGATTAGCCCTTCCTGGGGAATTTTGCGCTCAACAAATCATTCCTGGATGGCGTATTGTGCTGTCTGATGGGTCTCGCAGTTGGGTGTATCGTAGTGATGTTCAAGGACAGATTCGGCGACTCGAAACCACGCCCCAAGAAATTACTTTCCCCCTATTTTTACAGGATATGGTCTTAAAAACAGTTGCTGAAGAATCCCAACAGCCCATTGATTCTTTAGCCTTTCAACAAGCCATACCCCAAACTTGGCCGGATACTTGTTTAGGGTTAGGAGGCAATAATTGCACCGCGATCGCCATTCCGGGTTGGCAAATCACGGTCATCAGTGATACTCTAAATCAAACTTGGGACTATCGTACCAATCGAGATGGCTCGATTATCCGGCAAGCGATCGATCGATCCTCTGCTGGAACTCCTGAACTTGAAAGATTACCGGAATCTGTTAGACAAGCCGTTTTAAAAGATTTGGCTCGTCGCCGACGACTCCCCCTGCGTACAATAGAGATCGTAAACGCTACACCTGAGATTTGGTCAGATAACTGTTTAGGACTGCCCTTTTGGAATAGTGAGTGTGAAGAAGGAGAGCTAGACGGATGGCGTGTAGTCGTGAAAAATTCTCGTCGCAGTTGGGTGTATCGCACCGATAGTCAGGGCGAGATTGTTTATCCAGAAAATAATTAACAATTTAATCATTAACAATAGAGCAGAAAGCGCTGTAAGATAATCGAGGCAAGACTCTAGATTATGAGGAAGTTATCATGACCAGAAGTCAATCAGACATTGGCGTATCCGGAATTCTGTTTGGCATTATTGCAGCATTGATCATTTTAATTGGTGCAAACAGCTTTGTGATTATCAATCCCGGTCAGGCTGGGGTTTTAAGTATTTTAGGGAAAGCCAGAGATGGGGCACTCCTAGAAGGGATTCACTTCAAACCCCCTTTAATTTCCAACGTTGATGTTTATGATGTCACCGTACAAAAATTTGAAGTTCCGGCCCAAAGTTCCACCCGTGATTTACAAGAATTAAGCGCTAGTTTTGCCATTAACTTTCGCCTCGATCCCCTGAAAGTTGTCGAAATTCGCCGTACCCAAGGAACCCTACAAAATTTGGTTTCTAAAGTAATTGCACCCCAAACCCAGGAATCATTTAAAATTGCGGCAGCAGTGCGAACCGTAGAAGAGTCGATTACCAAACGGACAGAATTAAAGCACGATTTTGATATCGCCTTGGATCAGAGACTAGAAAAATATGGCATTATTGTCCTCGATACCAGCGTAATTGACCTGGCCTTTTCTGCTGAATTTGCCCGTGCAGTAGAAGAAAAACAAATTGCCGAACAACGGGCGCAACGAGCGATTTATATTGCCCAAGAAGCTGAACAAGAAGCCCAAGCGGATGTGAACCGGGCGAAAGGGAAAGCCGAAGCTCAACGGTTATTAGCAGAGACATTAAGGGCCCAAGGGGGTACATTAGTACTGCAAAAAGAGGCGATCGAAGCTTGGAGAGAAGGAGGGGCACAAATGCCTAAAGTTTTAGTCACTGGAGGTGAATCGAATTCGGGTATCCCGTTTTTGTTTAATCTCGGTAATCTGGAACAAACGGCAGATGTTCAGTAAGCCTTCTAGAATTTTATAGTTGATTCAATTAACACTGAGACACTCTAAGAGAGTCTACAATGACGGTATATGTAGGGGCGAAAAATATGCAAGCCCCTACAAAAATGTCTCACTGTTATTTGAATTGACTATAATCCATTAAAACTCACCCTTGAAAAGTGTTACAGCGCTTTGCTTGCTTCATGAGGTACAGTCAGAAAAATCTCCCTCAATCCCCCGATCTTTGGGGGACTTTTAGGGGGGGTTGGGGAGATAAAGACCGACCACACAACAGCAAAAACTGCTATAGCGTTTCTCTCTTCTATGAGGTACAGCTTGAAGCTTTATAACATAAGCCATACAAGCTATTGCCTATTGCCTAGCCTGAAGCGCTATATATGCGTTGCATTCTCTTTATATTGTTAGGTTTTTGTTTTCAATTGGGTTACGAACAACGAACATGAATATTTTTGCTAAACTCTTCTCTCAACCTGTAATGAAACCGCTTTTCGGTCAACGGAATCGAGGTATCGAAATCAAGTCAGAACCCGAAATCGAGATCATGCGAACCAGTGGAAAAATTGTGGCGACGGTTCTCAAAGAAATTGCTGAAATTGCTGAACCGGGGATGACCACTGCCGATCTCGATGCCTATGCAGAACAACGGATTCGCCAGATGGGTGCAACACCAAGTTTTAAGGGATATCATGGCTTTCCGGCTTCAATTTGTGCCTCGGTTAATCATCAAGTTGTTCATGGCATTCCCTCCCGTAAACAAGTCCTAAAATTGGGGGATTTGCTGAAAGTAGATACGGGCGCTTATTATCAGGGTTATCACGGTGATTCGTGTATTACGATTCCCATGGGTAAAATTCCAGACTCAACCCAAAAACTGATGGAAGTCGCAGAACAAGCTCTCTATGAAGGCATAAAACAAGTAAAACCGGGGAACTCGCTGCTAGATATTGCCGGTGGAATTGAAGATTATGTAAGACCTCATGACTATAAAATAGTTGAAAATTATACGGGTCATGGGGTGGGGCGAAACTTGCATGAAGAACCAGCGGTATTTCACTTTCGCACCGATGCCCTACCCAATGTGAAACTGCGTCCAGGAATGACATTAGCGATCGAACCGATTATCAATGCCGGTTCAAAAGTGACTCGTGTTTTACCCGACCAATGGACTGTCGTGACTGTAGATAATACCCTGTCTGCCCAATTTGAGCATACAGTTTTGGTGACCCAGGACGGTTACGAAATTCTCACCGATCGCACCCTGTTGTAGGATATGGAGGGATAACACGGAGAGTAAGTCACAAACATTTAAGGATTTGATATTAGACCTTAATGCAGTACCGGCTATTGCCTATTTCCGATAAAAAACCCCCAGCTGTTAAGAACTGGGGGCGAGATAGGAATCAGGGTGCATCTATTAACTTCTGTTCCCCTAGATAAAACCTCGCTCCGGATAAAATAAAAACTGGATGTCATCAAAGAAAGGGACAATTGGCAAACTGGCCAAGCGATCGCCGCAATAACCGAAACTCCTTTTCATAATAAAGAATGTTCTCATCGAGATCTTAACCCTAATCATAATGAACTCAACCGACCTCGCCTTTACCCCAGCCACAGAACAAACCCAACTGATCCGCAGCAAACAAATTTCTCCCCTAGAATTAGTCGAACTCTATCTAGACCGCATCGCCACTTATGACGGCCAACTGGGTAGCTACTTTACCATCATGGCAGAAGAGGCGATCGCCGATGCCAAAGCCAAAACCGAAACCCTAGCCCAAAACTCCAGCGATCTGCCCCCATTCTTCGGCGTTCCCATCTCCGTTAAAGACCTCAAACGAGTTAAAGACGTGCGCTGTTGCTTTGGAGTCGCTAGCTTAAAAAACGAAATGGCTACCGAAGATGATGGTGTTGTCACCAAACTACGGCAAGCTGGATTTATTCTCCTCGGTAAAACTGCCACCTCCCAACTCGGTTCCATGCCCTTTACCGAACCCCCTGGTTTTCTGCCCACCCGCAACCCCTGGAACTTAGACTATACCTCCGGAGGCTCCAGTGGGGGCGCTTCCTCTGCCCTAGCTGCTGGCCTATGTCCCATTGCCCATGGATCGGATGGTGGGGGTTCAGTACGGGGGCCAGCCGCCTGTTGTGGAGTGGTGGGTTTAAAACCCTCGCGAGGGAGGATTTCCTCCGCTCCTATAGGTGATAGTCTCCACGGTTTAGGAACCAATGGTGTTTTGGCCCGCAATATTGCCGATACGGCCGCCTTACTTGATGCCATGAGCGGTTATGTGACCGGAGACCCCTATTGGTTCCCCGAGGCTTCCATTCCTTTTGCCCAAAGCTACCAAAAACCTCCATCTTCCCTACGAGTTGCCTTTAGTCCAAACTTATCTGATTTTGCTCAAGCTAGTCCAGAATATCAACAAGCGGTCACCGATACCGCCAAGGTATTAGCCGATCTCGGTCATCATGTGGAAGAAGCGTGTCCTGTAGTTTCCGATCTCCAAGAATCCTTTACAACGATTTGGCAGTCTGGAGTAGCGGCTTCTGGTTTACCTCTGGAACTGTTAGAGCCGATTAATCAATGGTTAGCCTCTCGCACCATTAACGCTGGGCAATATCTGCAAGCCGTAAGGGAAATGCAGAGAATTAGCCGACGGATAGTGGGATTTTGGGATGACTATGATGTCTTATTGTTGCCCGTTTATCTCCATCAGCCTATTAAAGTCGGAGAATGGGCAGGTTTAGACCCCACTCAAATCTTTGAAAAGGTCAGCCATTGGGTCGCTCCCTGCCCCCCGTTTAATGCGACGGGACAACCGGCGATCGCTCTTCCTGTAGGATTTGGCGATCGGGGTTTACCCTTGAGCGTGCAACTGGTGGGAAAACCAGGCGCAGAAGCTACACTCTTGTCTTTAGCTGCTCAGTTAGAGCCGATCTACAACTGGGGTCAGTATCGCATACCCGATCTTAAAATGGATTCTTAGTATCGATCGGCTGCTGGTCATAGGTCATCAGGAAGGGCAGAGTGTTAACGTTAACCCATCTATAAAATCGTTTTAGGAATTACGTTTCGGTTTCAGAAGAGGATAAAAGTGCGAACCCAATTGTAGACCTGGATACAGTTATGCCCTCTATTTCAAGTTAAGGTCTACAAAATATTGACAGAAAGTAGATCATTTTAATCTAAGTGTTATCGCATAGAATGCATCTTGGGGTTGAGTCAGTCACCTTACGGGCTATCACCCTGGTTTTTTGTGTATTCATGCTCTCAAAAGTTCTAGCACTGTTGGCTAAATCTGATCTCCTCGGTTCGTTTAATATGAGGCTATGAAACCGTGTTGAGCTTTTTAAATGATTTAATTTGGGGCAAAATTTTAGTCGTTGTCTTAGTCCCAATTGGTCTTTATTTTTCCATCCGATCGCGCTTTGTTCAGTTTCGCTATTTTGGGCAGATGTTGGGCAATCTCCAAGATGCCTTTGCTAAAGAAGAAGGACATCTGAGTTCCTTTCAAGCCCTTGCCCTGAGTGTAGCTGGACGGGTTGGAGGGGGCAATATTGCCGGGGTTGCTGTTGCCATTACCCTAGGCGGCCCGGGTGCAATTTTTTGGATGTGGGTTATTGGGATAGTGGGTATGGCCACTAGCTTTTTTGAATGTATGATTGCCCAAGTTTTCAAAACGGCTGAACCGGACGGTTCCTATCGCGGTGGCCCAGCATATTACATGGAACGGGGTTTGAAACAGCCTTGGATGGCGGGTATCTTTTCTATACTCTTACTGGTCACATTTGGCTTTGGGTTCAACGCAGTTCAGTCCTATACCGTAGCCACCTCTTTTCAAGAAACCTTTGGTTTAAATCCAAATATCACTGGTTTTGCTCTCATGGTAGTTCTAGGGATAATTATTTTTGGGGGTGTAAAGCGTATTGCTGAGGTTGCGGAGTACGTTGTTCCCTTTATGGCCATCGGATATTTCCTCCTCGCTCTCTTTGTAATTGTGACTAACTTGGGGCAAATTCCCGCCGTATTTACCACCATTGTGCAGAGTGCATTTGGCGTGAAAACAGCGATCGCCGGAGGGGTGGGAACCACCATCATGTACGGCATCAAGCGCGGCTTATTCTCCAATGAAGCCGGTTTAGGTAGCGCTCCTAACGTAGCGGCGATCGCCTATGTCAAACATCCCGTAGAACAGGGCATTGTCCAAGCTCTCAGCGTCTTCATCGACACTCTGATCCTCTGTTCCTGCACCGCATTCGTGATCTTGCTTTCTTCGGTCTATGAACCGGGTAACGATACATTAGGAGGGGTCACCCTCACTCAACAAGCTATGGCTGAACATATTGGTTGGTGGGGTCAGGCTTTTATCACCATTTCTCTATTCCTGTTTGCCTTTACCTCCATCATTTATAACTACTACTTGGGCGAGAATAGTCTCAACTTTTTCAGCAACGAAAATAAGACCCTATTCAATGTCTTTCGAGTTTTGACCTTGACCCTAGTGATCTGGGGGGCAGTGCAAGATTTGGGTACGGTCTTTGGCTTTGCAGATGTCACCATGGGACTCTTAGCCCTAGTTAATTTAGCGGCTCTATTGCTGCTCTCTAATGTTGGGTTTGCTGTCCTCGACGACTACGATCTGCAAATAAAAAATGGACAAACGCCTGTCTTTGTCGGCGATCGCTTTGCCAGTCTGGCTATTGACCCCCAAGCCTGGGTTTCTGAAGCCATAGCTTCGAGTGGTCTAGAAGCTGCCGATCCAGAGCTTTCATAGCCCATATAAACTGGGCTATCCTGGAGAAAATGTGCCGTGAAAGGTTAGTCTTCTCTAACCTCTCATGGCAAGTAATAAAGAGTAAACAGCGTAAACCTAATTTTCCCTATTCCCTTACTTAGGTAGTGCCCCTTTAGGATAAGCAATTCGCTTATGATTAAACTGTTGCCAAACACGAACAAACGTATCCGCAATTATGGGCATTTCCTCACGCTTCAAACCAGAATCAACCAACTGATGATCTTGCCATCTCGCTCTGAGAATTTTATTCACCATCCCTAAAGCCTCTTCATAGGTGGCTTCTTTGAGCGATCGCAAGGCAGCTTCACAAGAATCGGCTAACATCACAATACCCGTTTCCCGTGATTGGGGAATCGGCCCTGGATAGCGAAAATCCTCTTCCTTCACAATTACACTCGGATCAGCCTCAGCCATTTGTTTGGCTTGATAATAGAAAAAGGCAATTAACATCGACCCTTGATGTTCGGGAATAAAGGCCTGTATCGCTTTCGGTAGGCGATACTGTTTCGCCAATACCAAACCTTCACTCACATGCTTCTTAATAATTTCTGCACTTTTCCAGGGGTCTTGAATCTCATCGTGTTTATTCGGCCCACCCATTTGATTTTCAATAAATCCGAGGGGATCGTGCATCTTACCAATATCATGGTACAGGGTTCCAGCACGGACTAGCTCACAATTGCCCCCCAGGTTACGAGTGGCCGCTTCTGCGAGGGTGGCAACAAATAAAGTATGTTGAAACGTTCCAGGAGCTTCAGCCGCTAACCGTTGTAGCAGGGGACGATTAGGGTTAGAAATTTCTGCCAAGCGCACCGGAGTGACCAAATCAAACAAATGTTCCAGATAGGGACTCAATCCTAAAGCAGCAATACTCGAAGCTAATCCTCCCAACCCTTGCAGAGCAGCACGAGTTAACAGAGGTTGCCAAGTAATTCCCGGAATAGCAGTTTGAATTAGAGTGACCACCAAATAGGCAAACCCTTGGGTTAAACCGACTCCTATCCCCAAAACAGAAGCTTCTTCACGCGATCGCATCCGGCCCGCCATCATTCCAGCTAAGATCCCTCCAGCAGCACTGGCTAACCACTGATTCCAAATCACATCCATACCAATTGGCAATACAGCAGCCGTCAAACCGACTACAGTCGTGGCGATACTAGAGCCATAAAAGCCTCCCAACAATAAGCCAATTCCCGATAGGGCGATCGACGGTAACTTAAGGCTAACCAACAAGGGAGACGTTAAGGTCAGCAAAAGGATCAGAATTCGGTCTCGTTGACGCATTCCCGGATGAACCCGCCTTGCCACGATCCAAAAAACGGTCACTGAGCCACCGATCAGCAAAGCATAAGCACTTAATCCTTCCCAATTAATCTGACGCTGGCTTAATTCAAAATGGTCAATGAGGACAAACTGTTTGTCAGAAATCTTATCCCCTTTACTGACAATTATTTCCCCCTCATGCACCTGATACTCAATGGGGGGGAAAGCCTCAGCCGCTTTTTCCGCCAAGCGGTTGGCTTCTTCTTTATCATGAATGAGATTATGTTGTCCCTTCAGAACGGTATGGAGCGTATCCGAGGCAAACTTCTGTGTTTCTGGGGGCACTAAATCTTGCACTTGCAGGGCGATCGCCTGTTGCAATTGTCGCTCTGGCAGACCTTCAGCCAGACCTTGGGTCAAAATCCGCTCCAGACTTCGCTTGACACCGGTTTGGGTCTCTTCCCAAGTGGCAGCACTCCAATCAAATAAAGCAGGAGGATACAAGTTGATACTATTGTCGGTCTGTTGTATCTTCAGTTGATCTGCAGCCAATTCATAGTTATTCCGGGACTCAGAAATCTTAAATACAAGATTTGCCCAGTCACTGGCTGAACTCTGTTGTTTCACACTTTGCAATTGGGCGATCGCCCCCTGAAGTTGGGGATTCAGCACCAGTGGATATTGAAGATCACCTGGAGAATTATTCGTGCTAGACGGTTGTTCCGCTTCCTGTTGT is a window of Roseofilum reptotaenium CS-1145 DNA encoding:
- a CDS encoding nuclear transport factor 2 family protein; the protein is MTNSVSSHQRRRATLPGSRLWATLLLSISIASTGGNLGVRAAETVPNELKQVIEQIDSNASQQNLQGVLSFYDRQFESEDGLTHSSLAEVLSGFWQEYSQIRYSTNIESWEQEGNAWIAETVTTIQGKKMMMGRSMDMQSEIRSRQRLENQKLVSQEILSERTILTAGENPPTVDFQLPEQVLIGQRFTLDAIVQEPLGNNVLLGAVLEEPVSADNYLESESIDLELLSAGGLFKLGTAPVIPEPRWISAVLVRGDGITMITQRLRVVKSMQN
- a CDS encoding HD family phosphohydrolase; the encoded protein is MKSLQALSKRVDQWWRMYITNAPKQCQPGYKASSLSEKTPGTDVAYPPQNVARQISVKKIPPTAFFVVAVASVTSSFGYRFYSAPQLRPGTLAPETIITPRTEKVIDEKETENRRKLIRSGSYTVLKINLELNQELQNTLTSLLAPGAYWRRQTGEFPYVEDSLLPVETQRYLRQLSNSQWQQILEILQMFPVEETAQQEAEQPSSTNNSPGDLQYPLVLNPQLQGAIAQLQSVKQQSSASDWANLVFKISESRNNYELAADQLKIQQTDNSINLYPPALFDWSAATWEETQTGVKRSLERILTQGLAEGLPERQLQQAIALQVQDLVPPETQKFASDTLHTVLKGQHNLIHDKEEANRLAEKAAEAFPPIEYQVHEGEIIVSKGDKISDKQFVLIDHFELSQRQINWEGLSAYALLIGGSVTVFWIVARRVHPGMRQRDRILILLLTLTSPLLVSLKLPSIALSGIGLLLGGFYGSSIATTVVGLTAAVLPIGMDVIWNQWLASAAGGILAGMMAGRMRSREEASVLGIGVGLTQGFAYLVVTLIQTAIPGITWQPLLTRAALQGLGGLASSIAALGLSPYLEHLFDLVTPVRLAEISNPNRPLLQRLAAEAPGTFQHTLFVATLAEAATRNLGGNCELVRAGTLYHDIGKMHDPLGFIENQMGGPNKHDEIQDPWKSAEIIKKHVSEGLVLAKQYRLPKAIQAFIPEHQGSMLIAFFYYQAKQMAEADPSVIVKEEDFRYPGPIPQSRETGIVMLADSCEAALRSLKEATYEEALGMVNKILRARWQDHQLVDSGLKREEMPIIADTFVRVWQQFNHKRIAYPKGALPK
- a CDS encoding amidase, with product MNSTDLAFTPATEQTQLIRSKQISPLELVELYLDRIATYDGQLGSYFTIMAEEAIADAKAKTETLAQNSSDLPPFFGVPISVKDLKRVKDVRCCFGVASLKNEMATEDDGVVTKLRQAGFILLGKTATSQLGSMPFTEPPGFLPTRNPWNLDYTSGGSSGGASSALAAGLCPIAHGSDGGGSVRGPAACCGVVGLKPSRGRISSAPIGDSLHGLGTNGVLARNIADTAALLDAMSGYVTGDPYWFPEASIPFAQSYQKPPSSLRVAFSPNLSDFAQASPEYQQAVTDTAKVLADLGHHVEEACPVVSDLQESFTTIWQSGVAASGLPLELLEPINQWLASRTINAGQYLQAVREMQRISRRIVGFWDDYDVLLLPVYLHQPIKVGEWAGLDPTQIFEKVSHWVAPCPPFNATGQPAIALPVGFGDRGLPLSVQLVGKPGAEATLLSLAAQLEPIYNWGQYRIPDLKMDS
- a CDS encoding alanine/glycine:cation symporter family protein, giving the protein MLSFLNDLIWGKILVVVLVPIGLYFSIRSRFVQFRYFGQMLGNLQDAFAKEEGHLSSFQALALSVAGRVGGGNIAGVAVAITLGGPGAIFWMWVIGIVGMATSFFECMIAQVFKTAEPDGSYRGGPAYYMERGLKQPWMAGIFSILLLVTFGFGFNAVQSYTVATSFQETFGLNPNITGFALMVVLGIIIFGGVKRIAEVAEYVVPFMAIGYFLLALFVIVTNLGQIPAVFTTIVQSAFGVKTAIAGGVGTTIMYGIKRGLFSNEAGLGSAPNVAAIAYVKHPVEQGIVQALSVFIDTLILCSCTAFVILLSSVYEPGNDTLGGVTLTQQAMAEHIGWWGQAFITISLFLFAFTSIIYNYYLGENSLNFFSNENKTLFNVFRVLTLTLVIWGAVQDLGTVFGFADVTMGLLALVNLAALLLLSNVGFAVLDDYDLQIKNGQTPVFVGDRFASLAIDPQAWVSEAIASSGLEAADPELS
- the map gene encoding type I methionyl aminopeptidase, which gives rise to MNIFAKLFSQPVMKPLFGQRNRGIEIKSEPEIEIMRTSGKIVATVLKEIAEIAEPGMTTADLDAYAEQRIRQMGATPSFKGYHGFPASICASVNHQVVHGIPSRKQVLKLGDLLKVDTGAYYQGYHGDSCITIPMGKIPDSTQKLMEVAEQALYEGIKQVKPGNSLLDIAGGIEDYVRPHDYKIVENYTGHGVGRNLHEEPAVFHFRTDALPNVKLRPGMTLAIEPIINAGSKVTRVLPDQWTVVTVDNTLSAQFEHTVLVTQDGYEILTDRTLL
- a CDS encoding prohibitin family protein, translated to MTRSQSDIGVSGILFGIIAALIILIGANSFVIINPGQAGVLSILGKARDGALLEGIHFKPPLISNVDVYDVTVQKFEVPAQSSTRDLQELSASFAINFRLDPLKVVEIRRTQGTLQNLVSKVIAPQTQESFKIAAAVRTVEESITKRTELKHDFDIALDQRLEKYGIIVLDTSVIDLAFSAEFARAVEEKQIAEQRAQRAIYIAQEAEQEAQADVNRAKGKAEAQRLLAETLRAQGGTLVLQKEAIEAWREGGAQMPKVLVTGGESNSGIPFLFNLGNLEQTADVQ
- the murG gene encoding undecaprenyldiphospho-muramoylpentapeptide beta-N-acetylglucosaminyltransferase; its protein translation is MSDSPLRLLIAASGTGGHLFPALAVAGQLQNCHIEWLGVPNRLETQLVPSQYPLHTIAVEGFQGGLSFKSLRVLQGLVSSIGVCRRLLKTGQFQGVFTTGGYIAAPVIIAARSLGLPVILHESNALPGKVTRFLAPWCTNVAVGFEEAKKYLKKANVLSMGTPVRADFLNPQPLTLDIPEDSPVIVVMGGSQGAVAVNQRVREAVQDWLDRGVVVVHLTGNNDPQAQDIQHPHYVVLPFYENMGALLHRATLVISRAGAGTLTELAIAKTPALLIPYPYAADDHQTYNAQIFVQAGAAQVFEQTQLTAETLKQTVSQLLQSPETLEKMAEAMGSLAVRDSAEQLAQLIIKMI